The stretch of DNA GCGGTAATCCAGCTTTCTGTGGGACCGGCAAGAGCTCTTGCCTGAACGAAGACAATGTGAGGGCTGCGGATCAGTTTGACCTCTACGCCACACAGCAGAGCAAGTACGGCCACGCAGTCAGCCACAAACCCATTGCCTGCCAGAGACAAGATGCCTTGAACGACTCCCACTTGCAGACCACAAGTGGCAGGAATATAGAGACAAAAGAtgaactgaagaaaaagaaaaacctcaacCGCTCCGGGAAACGTGGGAGGCCGTCAGGGACCACGAAATCAGCAGGGTACCGAACCAGCACAGGTCGACCCCTGGGGACCACCAAAGCAGCTGGATTTAAGACAAGTCCAGGCAGACCCTTGGGTACAACTAAAGCAGCAGGATACAAAGTCAGCCCAGGCAGACCTCCAGGTAGCATTAAAGCTCTATCACGGCTTGCAAATCTAAATTATACTTGTGCCAGTGCAGCTTTTCCTTACCCTATGGTGCATAACAGAGGAGTCCATGCTGCTGGTGAAACTAGCGGCAAAATCAAACAGCCTAATGAATGAGGGGAGGGAATCAGTAACTCCTTACTAATCTGCTTTATGCTGATTTTGGGCATGTTTCTTGAGTTTTCTTGTAATGTTTGCTTAAGTCTGAGCTTCTAGATTTTATTCCAATAATGCCATAACCTAGGGGTGCAATTAATAACTTTTACGGAATGTTGAGAAGACTTTGATTTAAAGAGGCTTCTGTTGGTTTTTAAATCATCATTTATAAGGAAGtctaaaattataaattatgcCTTGGTGTCGATACTTAAGTAATGTCCATGTCCCTAGTTATAAGTTCAGTTTCTCATAAATCTAGATGTGTGGCTGTGcattaaataattgaaataagGAGGACAGAAATTAGCTGGCTGATGGTTCATGATGTGGCCTTTCCCACAATAAGCAATTTAGCCAGTTAAGTTCTTACTTGGTAAGAAAAATTGATAAACGAAGAGGCAAGCCACATTTTCCACTTCTGCAGAACCTTCTATAGACCTCAGATAGACTTAAAAtagacttaaaaaataaaacaaaaaacaacaacagcttTTTTTCTAAAGTGATTTCCAGTGGCTTTTATTTCTGGAGTTTGTAGCATTAAGTGAATTTCAAGTAAGactccaaaaatattttggaagataCTAAAGAAACCTGAGCATTTGTGCAGTGAGTTACAGCTTCACAGCGCCTTACAAAGACAAATTACTTTGCCTTTAGGTGAGAGCTGTTCTGTTAGTTACACTGTTACAAGATTCTGCTAGGTAATTTTGAAATGCCTGATAGTACATATACCAAACCACAAATAATTctttgaaatttgaaatattttataagaaATTAAGTACTGTTCATTCTAGTTAGGCACTTGATTAATAATAAACAGTATGTTCTTAAATCTGTAAATAGCTATTTACGCTGGCTTTTGCCTTTCAGATCTGTGCTTAGATGGCGACAGTTTAATAGCTTTTAAAGTAATAACTTACAATGTTTacaaattaaactttttaaaataaacactgttGCCAAATTTTTAGACTCAGTTTTGCCAGATATTCCTGGAAATAGTTATTTCATTGTTAGACATTTATACTATATTTAAGTTATGGAAGCTTATATATCTACCAAAGGACACCATTTTCATGATTTATAAAAGCAAACTGTATAGCTGATGCAAACAGGATGCAGTTTACTGCACTGCTAGATCCCAGATACAGAGTAATTCATCTATGCATGCAAGCCGGAAAGAAATGTTGTTGGTTAACTATAAATACCTTTCTTGACTCAAACTAAAacctcctctcctcccaaaaGAAATGTTCCATTTTTCaactgtgtgtgtgtaattttttttaagtgtgggagaatgtgtgagtgtgagtgtgtaAAGTACTTTCATCCagacttaaaaagaaaaaaaatcagtccttAGTGTTGCATATTGTTTgttctaaattaattttactaaaactaaaccttttttttttttttaatctggaagAAAGTTTACATTTAAGTCATTTCACATGTAAAATGACTTTATGATAAATCTGTAGCGTGAAATACGTGGGGAGGGGGAATATGTAGAGTTTGCAGATTAGGGGGAGAATAAAATTTGGGTTAATTGAGCCTGTACTGAATGAGTAATGATGATGGTAATTTTTGTTAACATTAATGCTATTCTGGCCTGCTGTCATTTTGACTAGACCTCTTGATTTCAGTGATGACAACTTAAGAAACAGATGTCATGTTTCATACCttttttatcaggaaaaaagcagcaagcCTTCAGGTGTTCCAGTGATGCCTAACACATACTGAGCTGGACTTTTGCTGTACTTTACAATAGGTGTGTTGAATTGTTTTGGGGGAACTGTGTATGCACTGGCAACTCAATGAACCTCAACTTATACTGGATGGCTCCTTAGTCGATAGATGAACTGATGGCAGCTAAATTGCTACTAAGGAATAGTTTCCTCATGCTGAAGCTCTGAAATCCAGTGGTATGTTCTGTTCCTCAAACTCGCAAGTCTGAAATTTAGCAGTCTCTCTCAGAAGATGTAACTTCTGACACATGCAAAATGCTAACGTGAGTTCGTTCACCCTCAGGATCTGTGTTGTATTGGCTGTTTTTAATCAGATAATTTTTCAACAAAAGACTGCTTTAAGTTCTTTCCTGAACTCAGCTGGGCAAGCAGTCCTCTTCAGCTGAATGTATAACTGCAGGAGTGTCCCACCTCGCTGGCAAGGAACGTGTTGCATGTCACCACTGTACCTTGGAGAAGCTCCACTCCTTACCTCTCCTGTTGATCCTGTTTGCTCCTGTCCGTTCCTCACTTGTGCATCCTCTCAatggtgctgtgctgtgtcaggaGATAATGCAGATGTATTGCTGTTCTGCTAGTATAATTTGTATTCAAGTATGCTGATGGAATAATGGAATCACCTAAGCAATTTCTGTTCATTACACTGTTTATTAATTATATCAGATGAAATATAATCCCAGTAAAAACTAATTAATGTTGTCAGTTGTGAAGTGATGAGCATCAAATAGAAAAGTGTTCAGAGAGCCTGCAGTGTGCTGCTTGGCACTCTGGATTTCAGAAGGAGACCAGAAGTGCACTGCTGGTGTTTCCtaattctgctttattttgtatCTGACTAGAGTTTACTGGTGCCGTgcagtgagggaaaaaaaaaaaagaggagattCAAAGTGACTAGAAATGGAATTTTCAAATACTTCTGTTCTTCCTATGTATACTCTGCAGAATACATTGTGCTTTTTTCAACACTTTTCTTTCcatgagaaacactgaaacagCATGTTAATGCCTAAACCTTATTAGTACCAATGGGAAAACTGGCATTTTCCCCCCATAGTATGAAAACATTACTTGTAAGGTAAATTgcttattttatattatatatcatAATTCAGCTATTCATAAGCTAGGATCACTGTTGTGTGTTAACACTGTTCAGAAGACCGACATGTCAAGTTTaggttttaataatttcttttaattatcaAGTTTCTAATGTCTTATTTATACATAAATGAAATGTATTAGCTTGCTATTATTCCTTAATGATGCTATAAAGTTCACTGTTTAAGATACATATAGTAACTACTATTCATTTTCTGATTAAATTTACTTAAACtttaaaaccaaataattttgCTACTATAAAGTCTTGCACTGGACAGATTCAAGATGCTAGCACCAtattttggcagaaaaaaaatcagataccGTCAGAAGCAGCTGACTGATATCAAAgatggtattttaaaaatcagcactTAGCTTTGTCATTAAAGCAATGTTCTTTATA from Prinia subflava isolate CZ2003 ecotype Zambia chromosome 16, Cam_Psub_1.2, whole genome shotgun sequence encodes:
- the C16H5orf24 gene encoding UPF0461 protein C5orf24 homolog isoform X1 — its product is MMHPVASGNPAFCGTGKSSCLNEDNVRAADQFDLYATQQSKYGHAVSHKPIACQRQDALNDSHLQTTSGRNIETKDELKKKKNLNRSGKRGRPSGTTKSAGYRTSTGRPLGTTKAAGFKTSPGRPLGTTKAAGYKVSPGRPPGSIKALSRLANLNYTCASAAFPYPMVHNRGVHAAGETSGKIKQPNE
- the C16H5orf24 gene encoding UPF0461 protein C5orf24 homolog isoform X2 produces the protein MMHPVASGNPAFCGTGKSSCLNEDNVRAADQFDLYATQQSKYGHAVSHKPIACQRQDALNDSHLQTTSGRNIETKDELKKKKNLNRSGKRGRPSGTTKSAGYRTSTGRPLGTTKAAGFKTSPGRPLGTTKAAGYKVSPGRPPGKKQQAFRCSSDA